Proteins encoded by one window of Cystobacter ferrugineus:
- a CDS encoding low molecular weight phosphatase family protein, translating into MKTVIFACVHNAGRSQMAAAFFNALADPAKAHGVSAGTQPGERVHPEVQAAMAEVGIDLSGAKPQRLTDELAQSAHWLITMGCGEACPHVPGLQRDDWPLEDPKGKSVEQVRRIRDEVCSRVSELLARQGWAR; encoded by the coding sequence ATGAAGACCGTCATCTTCGCTTGCGTCCACAACGCGGGTCGCTCGCAAATGGCCGCCGCCTTCTTCAATGCGCTGGCGGACCCGGCGAAAGCCCACGGCGTATCCGCCGGCACGCAACCGGGGGAACGTGTCCACCCGGAGGTCCAGGCCGCCATGGCCGAGGTGGGCATCGACCTGTCAGGTGCGAAGCCCCAGCGCCTCACGGACGAGCTGGCCCAGAGCGCCCATTGGCTCATCACCATGGGGTGTGGTGAGGCGTGCCCCCATGTACCGGGCCTCCAGCGCGACGACTGGCCGCTGGAAGACCCCAAGGGAAAGTCCGTGGAGCAGGTCCGGCGGATTCGCGATGAGGTCTGCTCTCGCGTGTCGGAACTGCTGGCCCGGCAGGGCTGGGCCCGGTAG
- a CDS encoding ComEA family DNA-binding protein, translating into MSGRAGWCAVVLALVGVLGAADAGAAGAKWRTRYTGQVNLNEATREQLDALPSVGAKAAQRIIAFREKRPFKRVEELVRVKGFGRKRFLQLKPYLTLQGATTLKAERVREQEPGKG; encoded by the coding sequence GTGAGCGGACGAGCGGGCTGGTGCGCGGTGGTGCTCGCGCTGGTGGGGGTGCTCGGGGCGGCGGACGCGGGGGCGGCGGGCGCGAAGTGGCGCACCCGGTACACGGGCCAGGTGAACCTGAACGAGGCGACGCGCGAGCAGTTGGACGCGCTGCCGAGCGTGGGGGCGAAGGCCGCCCAGCGCATCATCGCCTTCCGGGAGAAGCGGCCCTTCAAGCGCGTGGAGGAGCTGGTGCGGGTGAAGGGCTTCGGCAGGAAGCGCTTCCTCCAGCTCAAGCCCTACCTCACGCTCCAGGGTGCCACCACGCTCAAGGCCGAGCGCGTGCGCGAGCAGGAGCCCGGCAAGGGCTGA
- a CDS encoding FHA domain-containing protein, whose translation MHLKFSTLASQFLDDPQSVRRAVCWPVLVWEATPVGVGPAFGRRTMTGLSLRRPTVAEPLVLEVRKRSQVVTPSTGITLGRTLDSDVMVEDPTVSRVHASFSEEAQTGMWYVSDSGSHNGTWQNGTLLIPGRPSPLFERSSLRFGDVMATFLQFSAFNQFILDWLARHSRATPTPESFLTRPGEAP comes from the coding sequence GTGCACCTGAAGTTCTCCACCCTCGCGTCTCAGTTCCTGGATGATCCCCAGTCCGTGCGGCGCGCGGTGTGCTGGCCGGTGCTGGTGTGGGAGGCCACTCCCGTGGGCGTGGGTCCTGCCTTCGGCCGCAGGACGATGACGGGGCTGTCGCTGCGCCGCCCCACGGTCGCCGAGCCGCTGGTGCTCGAGGTGCGCAAGCGCTCGCAGGTGGTGACGCCCTCCACGGGCATCACCCTGGGCCGCACGCTCGACAGCGACGTCATGGTGGAGGACCCCACCGTGTCGCGCGTGCACGCCTCCTTCAGCGAGGAGGCGCAGACGGGCATGTGGTACGTCTCCGACAGCGGCAGCCACAACGGCACCTGGCAGAATGGCACCCTGCTCATCCCCGGCCGGCCGTCGCCGCTCTTCGAGCGGTCCTCGCTGCGCTTCGGGGACGTGATGGCCACCTTCCTCCAGTTCTCCGCCTTCAATCAGTTCATCCTCGACTGGTTGGCACGTCACTCGCGCGCCACGCCCACGCCCGAGAGTTTCTTGACGCGCCCGGGGGAAGCCCCCTAG